The proteins below come from a single Athene noctua chromosome 6, bAthNoc1.hap1.1, whole genome shotgun sequence genomic window:
- the GOLGA5 gene encoding golgin subfamily A member 5, whose amino-acid sequence MSWLADLAGKAEDLLNRVDQGAASALSKKDTASSAVYDNKNLDSANEYSELHQHTGELKYQTSSKAAYISSAADNIKHQKATILAGTANVKPARRTSSEVASAVESVSTSRAASHFVRRKKSEPDDELLFDFLNSSEKEPNGRMDSKKEKSKAPVLQNHSRTSSISSVSTSTQSAKTTEDNSMRSQGNETPDSSDSGLGAQGGGVKDASLSTVTNPSVSANDDLKSHELSNLRLENQLLRNEVQSLNQEMASLIQRSKETQEELNKSRERVEKWNVDHSKSDRMVRELRARVDDLTEAVGAKDSQLAVLKVRLQEADQLLSARTEALEALQSEKSRIIQDHSEGSSLQNQALQTLQERLRDADSALKREQEGYKQMQNEFAARLSKMEAERQSLAEGITVAERKYLDEKRRADELQQQVKVTKNHLESAKQELSDYKQKATRILQSKEKLINSLKEGSGIEGLDSNTASTMELEELRHERDTQREEIQKLMGQIQQMRTELQDMETQQVSEAESAREQLQDLQEQIAAHKMAKQEAEAELERQKQELHYTEEELYRTKNTLQSRVKDREEEIQKLRNQLTNKALSSSSQTELENRLHQLTETLIQKQTMLESLSTEKNSLVYQLERLEQQLKAVQGTSANGPSINMAGIDSAEGARMRNVPVLFSDMDTNVAGMYGRVRKAASSIDQFSIRLGIFLRRYPIARVFVIIYMALLHLWVMIVLLTYTPEMHHDSPSGR is encoded by the exons ATGTCTTGGCTTGCTGATCTCGCTGGAAAGGCAGAGGATCTGCTCAACAGAGTTGATCAAGGAGCAGCATCGGCTCTGAGCAaaaaagacacagcaagcagtgcAGTTTATGATAATAAGAATTTGGACTCTGCCAATGAATATTCTGAATTGCACCAGCATACTGGAGAACTGAAATACCAGACATCATCCAAAGCAGCCTACATCTCCTCAGCAGCTGATAATATTAAACATCAGAAGGCCACAATCCTAGCAGGAACAGCAAATGTTAAACCAGCACGTAGGACATCTTCGGAGGTTGCTTCTGCAGTAGAAAGTGTTTCCACATCCAGAGCTGCCTCACATTTCGTgagaagaaaaaagtcagaaCCTGATGATGAATTGCTATTTGATTTTCTCAACAGTTCAGAGAAAGAGCCTAATGGAAGGATGGACTCTAAGAAAGAGAAGAGCAAGGCACCTGTTCTTCAAAATCACTCTCGGACTTCAAGCATTAGTTCTGTGTCTACCAGTACACAGAGTGCGAAAACTACTGAAGATAATTCCATGAGGAGCCAAGGCAATG AAACTCCAGACAGTTCAGACTCTGGACTAGGAGCACAAGGAGGTGGTGTGAAGGATGCATCACTAAGTACAGTAACTAATCCTAGCGTTTCAGCTAATGATGATCTCAAATCACATGAGCTATCTAACCTTCGCCTGGAGAATCAGCTGCTGCGGAATGAAGTTCAGTCTTTAAATCAGGAAATGGCTTCATTAATTCAGAGGTCCAAAGAAACCCAAGAAG AATTGAACAAATCCCGTGAACGGGTCGAGAAGTGGAATGTTGACCATTCAAAGAGTGACAGGATGGTTAGGGAACTTCGAGCTCGAGTTGATGATCTGACAGAAGCTGTTGGTGCCAAGGATTCACAGCTAGCTGTGCTGAAAGTACGATTGCAAGAAGCTGATCAACTCTTAAGTGCTCGGACAGAAGCTTTGGAAGCGTTGCAGAGTGAAAAATCACG GATAATACAAGACCACAGTGAAGGGAGCAGTTTGCAAAATCAAGCCCTTCAAACTCTTCAGGAGAGGCTGCGTGATGCAGATTCTGCGCTCAAGCGAGAGCAAGAAGGTTACAAACAAATGCAG AATGAGTTTGCTGCTCGTCTGAGTAAAATGGAAGCAGAACGCCAGAGCTTGGCAGAAGGGATAACTGTAGCAGAAAGAAAGTACTTAGATGAAAAGAGGCGAGCTGATGAGCTTCAGCAGCAAGTCAAAGTAACTAAAAACCACCTAGAATCTGCAAAGCAGGAACTGTCAGACTATAAACAGAAAGCTACGCGTATACTCCAA TCTAAAGAAAAGTTGATAAACAGCTTAAAAGAAGGCTCTGGTATTGAAGGCCTGGACAGCAATACTGCAAGCACGATGGAACTAGAAGAGTTGAGACATGAGCGAGACACTCAgagagaagaaatacaaaaacTAATGGGGCAGATACAACAGATGAGAACAGAGCTACAG gatATGGAGACTCAGCAAGTAAGTGAAGCTGAGTCAGCGAGAGAGCAGCTTCAAGACCTGCAAGAGCAGATAGCAGCACATAAAATGGCCAAGcaagaagcagaagctgaactAGAACGGCAAAAACAG GAACTCCATTATACTGAAGAAGAATTGTATCGAACAAAGAATACTTTGCAAAGCAGAGTAaaagacagagaggaagaaatTCAGAAGCTCAGAAATCAG cTCACAAACAAGGCTCTAAGTAGTAGCAGTCAGACAGAATTAGAAAATCGTCTTCATCAGCTGACAGAAACACTAATTCAGAAGCAAACCATGTTAGAGAGCCTGAGCACAGAGAAAAACTCACTTGTCTATCAACTGGAACGACTTGAGCAACAGCTGAAGGCTGTTCAAGGCACTAGTGCTAATGGACCTTCCATTAATATGGCAGGCATTGACAGTGCTGAAG GTGCTCGTATGCGTAACGTTCCTGTCCTATTTAGTGACATGGATACTAATGTGGCAGGAATGTATGGAAGAGTTCGCAAAGCTGCCAGTAGTATAGATCAGTTTAG CATTCGGCTGGGAATCTTTCTAAGGCGCTATCCCATAGCAAGAGTCTTTGTAATCATTTACATG gCATTGCTTCATCTCTGGGTCATGATTGTTCTACTTACCTACACCCCAGAAATGCATCATGACAGTCCCAGTGGCAGATAG